A stretch of DNA from Rhodothermales bacterium:
CAGGAAAACCAAACAGCAGGAGGCGAACAGTCGGAGGAAACGCATGGCGTCAAATCGAACGATGGGGTGAAGCGCACGCTCAGGGTTCGTCGTCGAATCCGACTCCCCGGGCGCGGAGCAACGCGTCGTGTAGCTCTGCACGTGCATGAACGTCTCGTTGTTCCTCGGCGACGCGAATTCCGCGGGTGTACATGGCGATCGCGTCTTCCTTCTGGCTTACGGACTCGAGTAATTTTCCCAGGTGATAATAGGCGCCTACATAGGTCGGATGCCCGTCGATCAATCGGTTGAAGTAGGCGAGCGCCTGGTCGGTATCC
This window harbors:
- a CDS encoding tetratricopeptide repeat protein, whose product is MPRLDVLLGFLNEDPTDPFTLFAVASEFRKLGDTDQALAYFNRLIDGHPTYVGAYYHLGKLLESVSQKEDAIAMYTRGIRVAEEQRDVHARAELHDALLRARGVGFDDEP